Below is a window of Pochonia chlamydosporia 170 chromosome 7, whole genome shotgun sequence DNA.
TGGTCAAGATGGTACAAACGCCAAGATGGCTGATAGCCCAAAACCGCGACGAGGAAGTCATTCGCACCCTGAATAACATCTCCATCGGGGCACAACGACCTCATAGTCTCACACTCGAGCAACTGCAAGCGGAGGGCGTGGTACTCCATACTGAGAAATCAGTTTGGTCTTCCCTGCGACTGAAAATGCATTTCAAAGGCTTATTCCAAACCAAGAAGCTGGCTTGGTCGACCACTCTCATTCTTGCCAACTGGTTCGTTATTGGCATGGTATCTCCATTGTTCAGCGTCTTTCTGCCTTTCTACCTCAAGTCTCGGGGAGCAAAAGTTGGAGGCGGCACGAATTATACTACCTGGAGAGATTATGCGATAAACCATGTTGCTGGACTTTTGGGTCCTATCATTGCTGCGTTACTGGTTGAGACTAAGCTATTTGGCCGTCGTGGTACGTTGGCAATCGGGGCATTTATCACGATGTTGTTTCAGTTTGGATATACGCAGATCAAAACTGAGGCGCAAAACGTTGGAGTATCATCCGCTATTTCGGCTGCATCGTAAGTAGCTtggtttcttcttttggATTACCATTACTAATATGCTTTTTGCTCAGCAATATCTACTACGGAACTATCTATGCGTATACCCCTGAGATTCTACCGTCGGCCCATCGTGCAACAGGCTATGGGCTGTGTGTCGTTGTCAACAGAATTGGTGGAATTTTGGGTGTTCTTATCGGTAGCTATGCGAATGTTGAAACTACGGCTCCTTTGTTTGTATGTGCAGCCCTTTTCGGCTTGCTGGTTGTTCTCAGCATACTGTTGCCATTTGAGTCCAGAGGGAAACGAAGTCAGTAGCAGTACTTAGCTAGTTCCATGACGTAATGGCATGCAACACTACCAACGAATGGCAAAGTAAATATGTAGAATTTGGTCAATGATAATCGCTGAGCCTGGAAAGCATTGGTGCAGTTTAttcgttcaatgttttaGCCACATGTACTGAACgaggcatcaaattcaacCACTCGTCTAGCTTTTTCACAAGTTGACAATAATATTATTGGAAATAGCCT
It encodes the following:
- a CDS encoding sugar transporter (similar to Talaromyces stipitatus ATCC 10500 XP_002486238.1), yielding MTSKLTTAETKKDEAIVSGDDEVANKSDHESLSTTSDVFDVKAIDPVLSRKMALVNAAIDEIGMTNFQWKLFWLNGFGYAVDSLLVVCQSIANPAVQQQFGRPSRHISGIPMASQIGLLVGAGLWGFSADIIGRKLAFNTSLFSCAVFVIIAGGMPNYISFAALVAIYSAGAGGNYILDATNFLEFLPTSHAWLVTFMAVWWAVGYMITGFLAWGFMSNFSCAPDATPATCYNSDNMGWRYLHFTCGALVLVLALARLALVKMVQTPRWLIAQNRDEEVIRTLNNISIGAQRPHSLTLEQLQAEGVVLHTEKSVWSSLRLKMHFKGLFQTKKLAWSTTLILANWFVIGMVSPLFSVFLPFYLKSRGAKVGGGTNYTTWRDYAINHVAGLLGPIIAALLVETKLFGRRGTLAIGAFITMLFQFGYTQIKTEAQNVGVSSAISAASNIYYGTIYAYTPEILPSAHRATGYGLCVVVNRIGGILGVLIGSYANVETTAPLFVCAALFGLLVVLSILLPFESRGKRSQ